A genomic stretch from Bdellovibrionales bacterium CG10_big_fil_rev_8_21_14_0_10_45_34 includes:
- the metG gene encoding methionine--tRNA ligase (methionine--tRNA ligase; MetRS; adds methionine to tRNA(Met) with cleavage of ATP to AMP and diphosphate; some MetRS enzymes form dimers depending on a C-terminal domain that is also found in other proteins such as Trbp111 in Aquifex aeolicus and the cold-shock protein CsaA from Bacillus subtilis while others do not; four subfamilies exist based on sequence motifs and zinc content), which produces MSRKIIATSALPYANGAIHLGHILEHLAMDYWIRFQKLKGNAAFYFCADDTHGTPVMLKAREMGMSPEDWVKKCQAEHLRDFKDFEIQFDHYSTTHSSENRRLAETIYLGAKKNNNIATKTIQQLFCENDKMFLPDRFVRGTCPKCASENQYGDACDNCGSTYSPKDLIKPQCSVCGTTPVDRESEHVFFKLGDFQEFLKEWVPQHTPKEISNKMNEWLSEPLRNWDISRDEPYFGFLIPGYSDKYFYVWVDAPIGYISTLSEWAISQGKKYEDFWENEEFEIYHNIGKDIVYFHCLFWPAMLRSAGFRTPNEIIVHGFLNVNGEKMSKSKGTFINARTYLNNLNPLFLRYYLASKMSGSVSDLDINFEDFTSRVNSELIGKITNLGSRSLQMIAKRFDSTLGKILDDDKKKLLEWQRQVDDLAKLYDARDFAKVIVGIREIAESANQYFDSKAPWKGTEATRLSDLSCLTTVANLFRWLAVALSPILPSYSEKALALYGKSQPKWTDLKDIIEEQQVKAYTHLIQRIEPERIQAMIEEQKREYEASLEKATPAAPVKAATETQTEGAMITIDDFMKVDLRVARIAEASLVEGADKLLRLKLDLGPLGERQVFAGIRAAYEPEKLVGRHTIVVANLAPRKMKFGMSEGMVLAAGDGGADLYIFSPDSGAKAGQRVK; this is translated from the coding sequence ATGTCTCGCAAGATTATCGCTACATCGGCTCTTCCCTACGCAAACGGGGCCATACACCTTGGACACATCTTAGAGCATCTTGCCATGGACTACTGGATCCGGTTCCAGAAACTCAAAGGCAATGCGGCCTTCTACTTCTGCGCCGATGATACGCACGGAACGCCAGTTATGTTGAAGGCCAGAGAAATGGGAATGAGCCCGGAAGACTGGGTAAAAAAATGCCAAGCAGAACACCTAAGAGACTTTAAGGATTTTGAGATCCAGTTTGATCATTACTCTACCACACACTCAAGTGAGAACCGGAGACTGGCAGAAACAATTTACCTAGGCGCCAAAAAGAATAACAACATTGCAACCAAAACAATTCAGCAACTCTTCTGCGAAAACGACAAGATGTTCTTACCTGATCGTTTTGTACGAGGCACTTGCCCGAAGTGCGCCTCAGAAAACCAGTACGGCGACGCGTGCGATAACTGTGGATCTACATACTCTCCTAAAGATCTCATCAAACCTCAGTGTTCAGTATGCGGAACTACCCCTGTCGACAGAGAGTCCGAACATGTTTTCTTTAAGTTGGGCGACTTTCAGGAGTTTTTAAAAGAATGGGTCCCCCAGCACACACCAAAAGAAATCTCAAACAAGATGAACGAGTGGTTGAGTGAACCTCTTCGCAATTGGGATATTTCTCGCGATGAGCCCTATTTCGGCTTTTTAATTCCGGGTTATTCTGACAAGTACTTTTACGTTTGGGTAGATGCACCTATCGGATACATCTCAACTTTATCTGAGTGGGCCATTTCTCAAGGTAAAAAATACGAAGACTTTTGGGAGAACGAAGAGTTCGAGATCTATCACAACATTGGCAAAGACATCGTGTATTTTCACTGTCTCTTTTGGCCAGCGATGCTCAGATCGGCGGGCTTTAGGACGCCCAATGAGATCATCGTCCACGGGTTTTTGAATGTAAACGGCGAGAAGATGAGCAAGTCAAAAGGGACATTCATCAACGCACGCACCTACTTGAACAACTTAAACCCTCTGTTCTTGAGATACTATCTTGCTAGCAAAATGTCAGGTAGCGTGAGCGACCTTGATATCAATTTTGAAGACTTCACTTCGCGCGTAAACTCCGAACTTATCGGCAAAATAACGAATCTTGGCTCGCGTAGCCTTCAAATGATCGCAAAAAGATTTGACTCTACTCTCGGCAAAATTCTGGATGACGACAAAAAGAAACTCCTTGAATGGCAGCGACAGGTAGACGATTTGGCTAAACTTTACGACGCTCGAGATTTCGCCAAGGTGATCGTGGGAATTCGAGAAATTGCTGAGTCAGCTAACCAATATTTTGATTCGAAGGCACCTTGGAAGGGAACAGAAGCCACTCGCCTAAGTGATTTGTCTTGCTTGACTACAGTTGCGAATTTATTTAGGTGGTTGGCCGTCGCATTAAGCCCAATCTTACCGTCCTACAGTGAGAAGGCGTTGGCCTTGTACGGTAAATCTCAACCGAAATGGACAGATCTAAAGGACATTATAGAAGAGCAACAAGTAAAGGCTTACACTCACCTGATACAAAGAATCGAACCTGAAAGGATTCAAGCAATGATTGAAGAACAAAAACGAGAATATGAAGCCTCATTAGAAAAAGCGACTCCTGCTGCACCTGTCAAAGCAGCGACTGAGACTCAAACTGAAGGGGCGATGATCACGATTGATGATTTTATGAAGGTGGATCTCAGGGTTGCGCGAATTGCCGAAGCTTCTCTGGTGGAAGGTGCTGATAAACTGCTAAGGTTAAAATTAGACTTGGGGCCACTCGGAGAGCGGCAAGTTTTCGCGGGCATTCGGGCTGCCTATGAGCCCGAGAAACTTGTAGGCCGTCATACGATTGTGGTTGCCAATCTCGCCCCTCGAAAAATGAAGTTCGGTATGTCGGAGGGAATGGTGCTTGCCGCCGGTGACGGAGGCGCTGATCTTTACATCTTTAGCCCCGACTCCGGTGCCAAAGCCGGTCAACGAGTAAAATAA
- a CDS encoding methionine synthase — protein MNKTSRIFQEVDSALKNRILVIDGAMGTMVQRYKLSEADYRGQKFQTHFKDLKGNNDLLCLTRPDVITEIHLEYLRAGAHIIETSTFNANSISQADYGLEGSVTEINLAAAKIAKDAVAEFKKEQPHAQVYVAGALGPTTRTASISPDVNNPAYRAVSFDQLKESYREQAAALIEGGVDLLLCETVFDTLNLKAALFAIQQINEKLGEPIPIMVSVTITDQSGRTLSGQTIEAFWNSIRHAKPLSVGINCALGAEEMRPYIERLSRVADCYVSCYPNAGLPNPLSETGYDQKPRETAALVKEFAESGFINIVGGCCGTTPAHISAIAQAVSDVAPRIVPQVPQATRFSGLEPLVLPIEGAPFMIVGERTNVTGSPKFAQLIKEDRFEEALKVARSQVENGANIIDVNFDEGMLDSEECMTRFLNLIAAEPDICKVPIMIDSSKWSVLEAGLKCVQGKSLVNSLSLKAGEEEFLRQAQLCQKYGAAMVVMAFDERGQAATLEDKVKICKRAYDLLVNKVGVEPTDIIFDPNVLTLATGIDEHNEYGVAFIEAVKQIKQKCPGARTSGGISNVSFSFRGNNKIREAMHAAFLYHAIKAGLDMGIVNAGMLEVYEEIEPSLLVLIEDVILNRSADATEHLLEAAEKYRGDGGAKKDKTDLSWREQSVDKRIEHAMVKGFADYIEIDTEEARLRSKRPLDVIEGPLMDAMKVVGELFGSGKMFLPQVVKSARVMKRAVAHLTPFMEKEDEADSLGLQGRGQGRFVIATVKGDVHDIGKNIVAVVLGCNGYQVHDLGVMVDCEAILKKAEELKADFIGLSGLITPSLDEMIYNAKEMQRRGFKTPLLIGGATTSKAHTAIKIAPHYEGPIVHVPDASLVVGVCSQLLSESSSEYIATNQQSQEAIRRTHGKSSDQDYISFSEANKNRFDYEFSSDDIALPQSFGVHKEDDVNIDELTEFVDWSPLFWTWELKGLYPKIFQHPKYGAQAKELFEDAQRILNQMKREKILKPRSVWGFWPAASVGNTIEVYSQTFEGSTIRAQDVQAYTREKREELMSSSRVIERFEFLRQQTAKTNSSPNFCLSDFVASKEQQLKHQGLIDSLGFFAVTAGPEVEQYARGFESKGDDYTSILIKAVGDRLAEAMAERCHKLARNFCGYGLNENMSPKDLIDEKYRGIRPAPGYPACPDHTEKAKIWRLLEVETKVGIRLTETFAMTPPCSVSGYYFNHPRAQYFTVGKITNEQVDDYAKRKKMSFSEAQKWLAPNML, from the coding sequence TTGAATAAAACTAGCCGAATATTCCAAGAAGTAGATAGCGCACTTAAAAACCGAATTCTTGTGATTGATGGCGCCATGGGAACAATGGTTCAAAGGTACAAGCTTTCAGAGGCCGACTACCGGGGCCAGAAATTCCAAACCCACTTCAAAGATCTTAAAGGCAATAACGATTTGTTGTGTCTAACGAGACCTGACGTTATTACGGAGATCCATTTAGAATACCTGCGTGCGGGTGCTCACATTATTGAAACAAGTACTTTTAACGCAAATTCCATTTCTCAGGCCGACTACGGCTTAGAGGGTTCAGTAACAGAGATTAATCTTGCGGCAGCAAAGATTGCTAAAGATGCGGTGGCGGAGTTTAAAAAAGAACAGCCTCATGCACAAGTTTATGTTGCCGGCGCGTTAGGTCCGACGACTCGAACCGCTTCGATTTCACCCGACGTAAATAATCCTGCCTACAGGGCTGTAAGTTTTGATCAGCTTAAAGAGAGTTACAGAGAACAAGCTGCTGCACTTATTGAGGGCGGAGTTGATTTGCTCCTTTGTGAAACGGTCTTCGATACTTTGAATCTCAAGGCGGCCCTTTTTGCTATACAGCAGATTAATGAGAAGCTAGGCGAACCAATCCCGATTATGGTTTCCGTGACCATCACGGACCAATCTGGGCGCACACTATCTGGCCAAACGATTGAAGCCTTCTGGAATTCTATTCGTCATGCAAAGCCTCTGAGCGTGGGTATTAATTGCGCTCTCGGCGCAGAAGAGATGAGGCCCTATATTGAGAGGCTTTCAAGAGTGGCAGATTGCTACGTGAGTTGTTATCCAAATGCAGGTCTGCCAAACCCGCTAAGTGAAACAGGATACGATCAAAAGCCTCGTGAAACCGCGGCATTGGTTAAAGAATTTGCTGAAAGTGGTTTTATCAACATAGTAGGTGGTTGCTGCGGCACTACGCCGGCTCATATTTCTGCAATAGCTCAAGCTGTCTCGGATGTGGCACCTCGCATAGTGCCTCAAGTTCCGCAGGCCACACGTTTTAGCGGCCTTGAACCCTTGGTGCTGCCGATAGAAGGCGCGCCCTTTATGATCGTAGGTGAGAGAACTAATGTGACGGGTTCACCTAAGTTTGCCCAGTTGATAAAAGAAGATCGATTTGAGGAGGCTTTAAAAGTAGCCCGTAGTCAGGTTGAAAACGGGGCTAACATTATTGATGTCAATTTTGATGAAGGAATGCTGGATAGCGAAGAGTGCATGACCAGGTTTTTGAATCTCATCGCAGCGGAGCCAGACATTTGCAAAGTTCCCATCATGATCGACAGCTCTAAGTGGTCGGTACTCGAAGCTGGGCTTAAGTGTGTTCAAGGCAAGTCTTTGGTGAACTCGCTGAGCCTCAAGGCGGGAGAAGAAGAGTTTTTGCGCCAGGCACAGCTATGCCAGAAGTATGGCGCGGCTATGGTTGTCATGGCATTTGACGAGCGCGGCCAGGCTGCCACTCTCGAAGACAAAGTAAAGATTTGTAAACGAGCCTACGATCTACTTGTAAACAAAGTCGGAGTTGAACCGACGGACATCATTTTCGACCCGAACGTTCTCACGCTAGCAACCGGAATTGACGAACACAATGAATACGGTGTGGCGTTTATAGAGGCCGTAAAACAGATTAAACAGAAATGTCCCGGCGCTAGAACAAGCGGCGGAATTAGCAATGTTTCTTTCTCTTTTAGGGGCAACAATAAAATCCGCGAAGCAATGCATGCAGCGTTTTTGTATCACGCAATTAAAGCCGGCCTTGATATGGGCATTGTCAATGCTGGGATGTTAGAAGTTTATGAAGAAATCGAGCCATCACTCTTAGTGTTGATCGAAGATGTCATCCTGAATAGAAGTGCGGATGCCACCGAGCATTTGCTCGAAGCTGCAGAAAAATACCGCGGCGACGGGGGAGCTAAGAAAGACAAAACAGATTTATCATGGAGAGAGCAGAGTGTTGATAAGCGCATTGAACATGCCATGGTCAAAGGCTTCGCCGACTACATCGAAATCGACACCGAAGAAGCCCGCTTAAGATCTAAGCGACCCCTAGATGTTATTGAGGGTCCGTTAATGGATGCGATGAAGGTAGTTGGGGAGTTATTTGGAAGCGGAAAGATGTTTCTTCCGCAAGTCGTAAAAAGTGCCCGAGTGATGAAGAGAGCGGTCGCTCACTTGACGCCTTTTATGGAAAAGGAAGACGAAGCCGATAGCTTAGGTCTTCAAGGCAGAGGCCAAGGTAGGTTTGTAATCGCAACCGTGAAGGGCGATGTTCACGACATTGGTAAAAACATTGTTGCTGTGGTTTTAGGTTGCAACGGTTACCAGGTTCACGACCTTGGAGTGATGGTTGATTGCGAAGCCATTCTTAAAAAAGCAGAGGAGCTCAAAGCCGATTTTATTGGTCTGAGCGGACTTATCACTCCTTCGCTCGATGAAATGATATACAACGCCAAAGAAATGCAGCGAAGGGGATTCAAAACACCTCTCTTGATAGGTGGCGCGACAACAAGCAAAGCACATACAGCTATAAAAATTGCCCCTCACTACGAAGGCCCCATCGTGCATGTGCCAGATGCATCCTTGGTAGTCGGTGTTTGTAGTCAGCTTTTGTCAGAGAGCTCTTCAGAGTACATCGCTACCAATCAGCAAAGCCAAGAGGCCATTCGAAGAACCCATGGTAAGTCCTCAGATCAGGACTACATTAGTTTTTCTGAAGCCAACAAAAATCGCTTTGATTATGAATTTTCATCAGATGATATTGCCCTTCCTCAGTCGTTTGGCGTTCATAAAGAAGACGACGTTAATATTGATGAACTCACCGAGTTCGTCGATTGGTCTCCGCTTTTTTGGACGTGGGAGCTTAAGGGTCTTTATCCGAAGATATTTCAACATCCCAAGTATGGCGCACAGGCGAAGGAGCTATTTGAGGATGCCCAGCGGATATTGAATCAAATGAAACGAGAAAAAATCTTAAAGCCCAGAAGCGTGTGGGGTTTTTGGCCTGCGGCTTCAGTTGGCAACACAATAGAAGTCTATTCGCAAACTTTTGAGGGCTCGACGATTCGGGCTCAAGACGTTCAAGCATATACACGTGAAAAGCGCGAAGAGTTGATGAGTTCATCTCGAGTCATCGAGCGATTTGAATTTCTTCGGCAGCAGACAGCTAAAACAAATTCTTCGCCAAATTTTTGCTTGAGCGATTTTGTTGCTAGCAAGGAACAACAACTCAAGCACCAAGGTCTTATCGACTCGCTCGGTTTTTTTGCAGTTACTGCCGGACCAGAAGTCGAGCAGTATGCTCGCGGCTTTGAAAGCAAGGGTGATGATTACACGTCAATTTTGATAAAAGCAGTGGGCGATCGTCTTGCCGAAGCAATGGCAGAGCGCTGTCACAAACTTGCTAGAAACTTTTGCGGCTATGGACTCAACGAAAACATGTCGCCGAAGGATTTGATTGATGAAAAGTATCGCGGAATCAGGCCGGCCCCGGGATATCCCGCGTGCCCGGATCATACTGAAAAGGCGAAAATTTGGCGCCTGCTCGAAGTTGAAACAAAGGTAGGGATTCGGTTAACGGAGACCTTTGCAATGACTCCACCGTGTTCTGTTTCGGGTTACTACTTTAATCACCCGCGAGCGCAGTACTTTACAGTTGGCAAGATCACGAACGAGCAGGTGGATGACTACGCCAAGAGAAAGAAAATGAGTTTTTCTGAAGCACAAAAGTGGTTAGCCCCGAATATGCTTTAA
- a CDS encoding transcriptional regulator NrdR — MKCPYCQAQDTRVLDTRMHKGGEQIRRRRECIQCKSRFTTQEGLLEDLPFIVKKDGRREPFSKEKVMRGIQASCQKRPISLSEIEQIVDRVSRSILNRYEKEVSSGVIGQMVIDELRSLDDVAYIRFASVYKSFRDLDEFLETLESNPESLVPQGNKVFREKNNES; from the coding sequence ATGAAATGCCCCTATTGCCAAGCTCAAGACACACGAGTGCTCGACACTCGCATGCATAAAGGCGGAGAACAAATTCGGCGAAGGCGCGAGTGCATCCAGTGCAAGTCTAGGTTTACGACGCAGGAAGGCCTGCTCGAAGATCTTCCTTTTATTGTTAAGAAGGATGGACGAAGGGAACCCTTTTCAAAAGAAAAGGTCATGAGAGGCATCCAGGCTTCTTGTCAAAAAAGACCCATCTCGCTTTCTGAAATCGAACAAATTGTAGACCGTGTCAGTAGGAGTATTTTGAACCGTTACGAAAAAGAAGTTTCTTCTGGGGTCATAGGTCAGATGGTAATCGATGAACTCAGAAGTCTCGACGATGTGGCTTATATCCGGTTTGCGAGTGTCTACAAATCCTTTAGGGACCTCGACGAGTTTTTAGAAACACTAGAATCTAATCCCGAATCCTTGGTACCACAGGGCAATAAGGTGTTTAGAGAGAAAAATAACGAATCATGA
- the nusB gene encoding transcription antitermination factor NusB: MNLKKKKIREKAFHVIYENDFQTRSGIPTDKRGSVEEGYALHLDESHFEELTSEALAEAHELAQSVFFHLEQIDRIIKQCSKSWRIDRMNSVDRSILRLAIFEMDIGEPVLQPAIAINEAVELAKVYGTSESGAFVNGILDQAAKVLGRIESGSD, translated from the coding sequence ATGAATCTCAAGAAGAAAAAAATCCGAGAAAAAGCTTTTCATGTCATTTACGAAAATGACTTTCAAACGAGATCAGGTATACCCACGGACAAGAGAGGCTCTGTTGAAGAAGGATATGCTCTTCACCTGGATGAATCTCACTTTGAAGAACTCACATCCGAGGCCCTTGCAGAAGCCCACGAATTAGCTCAAAGCGTTTTTTTTCATTTAGAGCAGATCGACCGTATTATTAAACAATGCTCAAAGTCCTGGCGCATTGATCGGATGAATTCTGTGGATCGAAGCATCCTCCGTCTGGCAATTTTTGAAATGGATATTGGAGAACCTGTGTTACAGCCAGCAATAGCCATTAACGAAGCGGTAGAGCTGGCTAAGGTCTACGGCACCAGTGAGTCAGGTGCTTTTGTGAACGGCATCTTGGATCAGGCGGCCAAAGTGCTTGGACGTATCGAGAGTGGATCGGATTGA
- a CDS encoding bifunctional ([pyruvate, phosphate dikinase] phosphate) phosphotransferase/[pyruvate, phosphate dikinase] kinase yields the protein MLKGQSLSLYVVSDSTGETAISLTQAALVHFQNQEVQIIRIRHLKQTEQIDRLVDDIKAHSGLVVFTIVAQDLKKHLVEQCSVNKIPVVDLLGPLLFALDQFFEVTLNGSQRQVGLLRTVDERYFRRVEAIEFTVKHDDGKELRDLENADIVLVGISRTSKTPLSVFLSHKGWKAANIPIVLGMDLPDELLKVDPRKIIALTIDPQKLTAIRKKRAEKLGVHQTDYASLKHINEEVEYALKIFEKNRRWPVIDVTERALEETAAEIIRLVCARLGRKEDPLM from the coding sequence ATCTTGAAAGGTCAAAGTCTCTCACTCTACGTTGTTTCAGATAGCACCGGTGAGACCGCTATATCACTTACACAAGCGGCACTTGTGCACTTTCAGAACCAGGAAGTGCAGATCATTCGGATTCGACATTTAAAACAAACTGAACAAATAGATCGACTCGTCGATGACATCAAAGCTCACTCTGGCCTCGTGGTTTTCACTATTGTTGCTCAAGATCTAAAGAAGCATCTGGTTGAGCAATGCTCTGTTAACAAGATCCCCGTTGTGGATTTATTGGGGCCCCTCTTGTTCGCCCTCGATCAATTTTTCGAAGTCACACTCAATGGCTCGCAAAGACAAGTAGGCCTTCTACGTACTGTCGATGAACGTTATTTCCGAAGAGTGGAGGCAATAGAATTTACGGTTAAACATGATGATGGCAAAGAACTGAGAGACCTTGAAAATGCCGACATTGTGCTCGTAGGGATTAGTCGTACAAGTAAGACACCACTTTCTGTTTTTCTCTCACACAAAGGATGGAAGGCAGCCAATATTCCGATTGTACTAGGGATGGATTTACCAGACGAGCTTCTAAAGGTAGACCCGAGAAAGATCATCGCTTTAACGATTGATCCCCAAAAACTCACCGCCATCCGCAAAAAGCGAGCGGAAAAACTAGGGGTCCACCAAACAGACTATGCCTCTTTAAAACACATCAATGAAGAAGTAGAATATGCGCTCAAGATTTTTGAAAAGAATCGCCGCTGGCCAGTCATCGACGTAACCGAGAGAGCACTCGAAGAGACAGCAGCAGAAATTATTCGACTTGTTTGCGCCCGCCTGGGGCGCAAAGAAGATCCACTGATGTGA
- a CDS encoding LysR family transcriptional regulator, with amino-acid sequence MVKKGMNFQHLKTFCTVLRERSMTAASQKLFLTQPAVSQQIRQLEEDVGIELLIRGVRQVRATPQGQLLYEYAQRILGLVDESRLAIQAMQAEVSGLLRVGTLNSIGLHLIGPVFGLFLKNNNKVRLQLKYGRGAEIVRMLERGEVDVALLPDTQKEYSMEPSDCEATPLFKEKMVLVTGVKDAKVPNSIDLNQYNLLPVISLANEYAGFENTLEKALKKRSMRVRPVFESSNVGTLKRVVEAKLGWGFLPEHSVIKQLNADRLRKIEVTDFEYEISMTIYVPKIQKVAMAVDVFMKALQQQL; translated from the coding sequence ATGGTAAAAAAAGGTATGAATTTTCAACACCTTAAAACATTTTGTACGGTACTAAGAGAGCGAAGCATGACAGCCGCATCGCAGAAACTTTTCTTAACACAGCCCGCTGTAAGCCAACAAATCCGGCAACTCGAAGAAGATGTGGGTATCGAATTGCTCATTCGGGGAGTGAGACAAGTACGGGCAACTCCGCAAGGACAACTGCTTTATGAGTATGCTCAGAGGATTCTTGGACTGGTCGATGAGTCGCGCTTAGCCATTCAGGCTATGCAGGCTGAGGTGAGCGGTTTGCTAAGGGTAGGCACACTGAATTCTATTGGCCTTCATCTCATTGGCCCGGTGTTTGGGCTTTTCTTGAAAAACAATAACAAGGTAAGGCTTCAGTTGAAATACGGACGGGGAGCCGAGATTGTTCGCATGTTGGAGCGTGGAGAGGTCGATGTCGCGCTCCTTCCAGATACGCAAAAGGAATACTCGATGGAGCCCTCTGATTGCGAAGCGACTCCATTATTTAAAGAAAAAATGGTTTTAGTAACGGGGGTTAAAGACGCCAAAGTTCCCAACAGTATTGATCTAAATCAATACAATCTATTGCCCGTAATCTCATTGGCGAATGAATATGCAGGGTTTGAAAACACTCTCGAGAAGGCTTTGAAAAAGAGGTCTATGAGAGTTAGACCAGTTTTTGAGTCCTCCAACGTGGGTACTTTAAAGAGAGTCGTTGAGGCCAAGTTAGGTTGGGGGTTCTTGCCAGAGCACAGCGTGATAAAACAGCTGAATGCAGATCGACTCAGAAAAATTGAAGTCACAGATTTTGAGTACGAAATTTCAATGACAATTTATGTGCCTAAGATTCAAAAAGTGGCAATGGCAGTTGACGTTTTTATGAAGGCTCTCCAGCAACAGCTTTAG
- a CDS encoding amine oxidase, with the protein MQDENSSARANVKDSCQILILGSGPTGLGAAYRLNKIQFNDYVVIDKSDLPGGLSVTKKDAQGFLWDMGGHVLFSHYKEFDEMLDETLGDEWQWHVRESWVWMRDRFVPYPLQHNSHMLPKTESLGCARDLTVRKLLSSTGGIWDHCPDKIKKLARPFFDLKKATDFENWLQSKFGQQLFESFLKPYNEKVWAQPLSKMNSVWVGERVALPNWESLLKGFLLGRSTETWGPNYQFRFPTFGGTGAIWQRLYESLPRDHFLFSKSILSVDANKKLVRLSDSSELKYDKLISTIALDDLLKLVAVGDRKIEGDRHVDLLYSSTSVLGIGLKGQPPAALKTKNWIYFPEEQFPFYRMTVFSNYSPYNVPLPGEHWSLLLEVASSEHRPKPTELMEKCVSSLENVGWLHSQNILSRAEYFLPKGYPTPFLERDNTLSEVQPWLESLDIFSRGRFGGWKYEVSNQDHSFMQGYEIADRLVSGQAEKTYRI; encoded by the coding sequence ATTCAAGATGAAAACTCATCAGCGAGAGCGAACGTGAAAGACTCATGCCAAATATTAATTCTCGGTTCAGGCCCGACAGGGCTGGGCGCCGCGTACAGATTGAACAAAATTCAGTTTAACGACTATGTCGTCATTGACAAGTCTGACCTGCCGGGCGGCTTATCTGTCACAAAAAAAGATGCACAAGGCTTTTTATGGGACATGGGTGGGCACGTACTTTTCTCTCATTACAAAGAATTTGATGAAATGCTCGATGAAACCTTAGGAGATGAGTGGCAGTGGCATGTTAGGGAGTCTTGGGTTTGGATGAGAGATCGTTTCGTACCTTACCCACTTCAACACAATTCACATATGTTGCCTAAAACAGAATCTTTGGGTTGTGCGCGCGACTTAACTGTCAGAAAACTCCTTAGTTCCACTGGAGGAATTTGGGATCATTGTCCTGATAAAATAAAGAAACTGGCGCGCCCTTTCTTTGACCTAAAAAAAGCCACTGATTTCGAGAACTGGCTTCAATCAAAGTTCGGGCAGCAACTTTTTGAGTCCTTTTTAAAGCCATACAATGAAAAGGTCTGGGCACAACCGCTTTCTAAAATGAATTCCGTGTGGGTGGGAGAGCGAGTGGCGCTGCCTAATTGGGAGTCTTTGTTAAAAGGGTTTTTGCTAGGACGATCAACTGAGACCTGGGGACCAAATTATCAGTTTCGATTTCCGACCTTTGGCGGAACAGGCGCCATTTGGCAAAGGCTTTATGAGTCACTGCCGAGAGATCATTTTTTGTTTTCAAAATCTATCTTGTCCGTCGATGCCAATAAAAAGTTGGTAAGACTTTCTGACAGCTCCGAACTTAAGTACGACAAATTGATTTCTACTATTGCTCTTGACGACTTATTGAAACTTGTCGCCGTGGGTGATCGAAAGATTGAAGGTGATCGCCACGTTGATCTACTTTATTCAAGCACATCCGTGCTAGGAATAGGCCTAAAAGGGCAACCGCCGGCTGCGCTAAAAACAAAAAACTGGATTTACTTTCCTGAAGAGCAGTTTCCGTTTTATCGAATGACTGTGTTTTCTAATTACTCACCCTACAATGTTCCGCTGCCGGGTGAGCATTGGTCGCTATTACTAGAGGTGGCATCGAGTGAGCATCGACCCAAGCCAACTGAGCTCATGGAAAAGTGCGTTTCGTCACTAGAGAACGTCGGTTGGTTACATTCGCAAAATATTCTTTCCAGGGCGGAGTATTTTTTGCCCAAGGGTTACCCAACCCCATTTTTAGAAAGGGACAACACCTTGTCAGAGGTTCAGCCCTGGTTAGAATCGCTTGATATTTTTTCACGTGGACGCTTCGGCGGCTGGAAGTATGAAGTGAGTAATCAGGATCACAGCTTTATGCAAGGCTATGAAATTGCCGATCGTTTGGTTTCCGGTCAGGCGGAGAAGACCTACCGTATTTAA